The following are encoded together in the Leucoraja erinacea ecotype New England unplaced genomic scaffold, Leri_hhj_1 Leri_1051S, whole genome shotgun sequence genome:
- the LOC129715186 gene encoding gamma-aminobutyric acid type B receptor subunit 1-like encodes MAMWMAVLAVLFPPYTIVEARNNTIGCRKIRPPQDGGIRYPGLTQDQIRSIEVLPVAYEIEYICRSNRVIDGPRVRKCLHNGLWTDMEQRSRCVRNCSRLALSLENGSVVTRAGMKLPVEGTVVEYRCNAGFKLLGTSRRLCTKYGKWDSSKPVCQVDRIGNRQTH; translated from the exons ATGGCGATGTGGATGGCAGTTTTGGCCGTCTTGTTCCCACCCTACACCATCGTGGAAGCTCGGAATAACACAATAG gcTGCCGTAAGATCCGTCCCCCCCAGGATGGGGGTATCCGTTACCCGGGCCTGACCCAGGACCAGATCCGCAGCATCGAGGTGCTGCCCGTGGCGTACGAGATCGAGTACATCTGCCGGAGTAACAGGGTCATCGACGGGCCCCGTGTACGCAAGTGTCTCCACAACGGCCTGTGGACCGACATGGAACAACGCAGCCGGTGTG tcCGTAACTGTTCCCGTTTGGCGTTGAGCCTGGAGAACGGTTCTGTGGTGACGAGGGCGGGGATGAAGCTGCCGGTGGAGGGGACGGTGGTGGAGTATCGCTGCAACGCCGGCTTCAAGCTGCTCGGCACCAGCCGACGGCTCTGCACCAAGTACGGCAAGTGGGACAGCAGCAAGCCCGTGTGTCAGG TGGACCGCATTGGAAACCGCCAGACCCACA